In a genomic window of Nocardiopsis mwathae:
- a CDS encoding ribonuclease Z translates to MSARELVILGSSSAVPTKRRNHNGYFLRWDAHGVLLDPGEGTQRQMRFAGLSAHDVTRICVTHFHGDHCLGIPGVVQRIARDRVEHPVHAVFPRAGEEYWRRLRHATAFGDTDAIAEHPVEGEAALLDEELRGGPEDRSGRLAVTALPLRHRIPTYGYRLAEPDGWRMLPGRLAARGVHGPAVGALLREGRVRNAAGELVRLEECAEPRPGQVFAFVMDTAVCANAVRLARGADLLVIESTYLQSEAALAASYAHLTAAQAGRIAAEARVRRLVLTHVSERYEPGDDARFLAEAGAEFGGEIVLAADLDRVAVPRRPR, encoded by the coding sequence ATGTCAGCGCGTGAACTCGTGATCCTGGGAAGCTCCAGTGCCGTGCCGACCAAGCGGCGCAACCACAACGGGTACTTCCTGCGCTGGGACGCCCACGGAGTCCTGCTCGACCCGGGCGAGGGCACCCAGCGCCAGATGCGCTTCGCCGGGCTGTCGGCCCACGACGTCACCCGCATCTGCGTGACGCACTTCCACGGCGACCACTGCCTCGGGATTCCCGGGGTCGTCCAGCGGATCGCGCGCGACCGCGTCGAGCACCCGGTGCACGCGGTGTTCCCACGGGCCGGGGAGGAGTACTGGCGCCGTCTGCGGCACGCAACGGCGTTCGGCGACACCGACGCCATCGCCGAGCACCCGGTGGAGGGGGAGGCAGCCCTCCTCGACGAGGAACTGCGCGGCGGGCCGGAGGACCGCAGCGGGCGGCTCGCGGTGACGGCGCTGCCGCTGCGGCACCGGATCCCGACCTACGGCTACCGGCTGGCCGAGCCCGACGGGTGGCGCATGCTGCCGGGCCGCCTGGCCGCGCGCGGCGTCCACGGCCCCGCGGTCGGCGCCCTGCTGCGCGAGGGGCGGGTGCGCAACGCCGCGGGAGAGCTCGTCCGGCTGGAGGAGTGCGCCGAGCCCCGCCCCGGCCAGGTGTTCGCCTTCGTCATGGACACCGCGGTGTGCGCCAACGCGGTGCGCCTGGCCCGCGGCGCCGACCTGCTGGTGATCGAGTCGACCTACCTGCAGTCCGAAGCCGCGCTCGCGGCGTCCTACGCCCACCTCACCGCGGCCCAGGCCGGTCGTATCGCGGCGGAGGCACGGGTGCGGCGGCTGGTGCTGACGCACGTCTCCGAGCGCTACGAGCCGGGCGACGACGCCCGCTTCCTCGCCGAGGCGGGAGCGGAGTTCGGGGGTGAGATCGTCCTCGCCGCCGACCTGGACCGCGTCGCCGTCCCCCGCCGCCCGCGCTGA
- a CDS encoding AMP-binding protein, whose product MRDRRANSFSRSPHFHGLSDLPYQTATRAGEGGFAYGADGEWEYIAAHEFASGVTAVAQGLIATGIAPGNRVVLACGTRHEWALLAFAVWASGGVLVPVHPACSPARLQHILRDTSPSAAIVETRRHLRAVADIHGGLDALTRVWRLDGPRPDGCGPTRGSGLRAIVAAGAHVDPSAVLFRRQDVAREDVAAIIHPPTTQRGTHGAVFTHGNLLAAAEALVGRLRPLLDDAPEGPPTALLHVPLTGLFGQTVLIACLMARVRVGFPARTSASLAEIATFRPTFLFTRRRLLSEVYDLERATEVEKSKNPGWDNLRAFESAVDHAVDYGKAGRKGLVRRVSHAMHEWLYTRVRDRLGGRVRFIAGIEPLPQRLTHFFTGAGMPVVQGFGTLETCGVFTLDIGGRSGPGGVGFPLAGVQVRAAADGGIEVRGPQVFREYWNAPGRTRDAFRDGWLRTGATGSLDADGALILRGPRH is encoded by the coding sequence ATGCGAGACCGGCGCGCGAACAGCTTTTCACGTAGTCCGCACTTCCACGGTCTTTCCGACCTCCCTTACCAGACCGCCACCAGAGCGGGCGAGGGAGGGTTCGCATACGGGGCGGACGGTGAATGGGAATACATCGCCGCCCACGAATTCGCCAGCGGTGTCACGGCCGTCGCCCAGGGGCTCATCGCCACCGGTATCGCTCCGGGCAACCGCGTGGTGCTCGCCTGCGGAACACGGCACGAATGGGCGCTACTCGCGTTCGCGGTGTGGGCTTCCGGCGGCGTCCTCGTCCCCGTCCACCCGGCGTGCTCGCCCGCGCGCCTCCAGCACATCCTGCGCGACACCTCGCCCAGCGCCGCCATCGTCGAGACCCGGCGGCACCTGCGCGCCGTCGCCGACATCCACGGCGGCCTCGACGCGCTCACCCGTGTGTGGCGCCTGGACGGCCCTCGGCCCGACGGGTGCGGTCCGACCCGGGGCTCGGGCCTGCGCGCCATCGTCGCCGCAGGCGCACACGTCGACCCCTCCGCCGTCCTGTTCCGCCGCCAGGACGTCGCCCGCGAGGACGTCGCGGCCATCATCCACCCGCCGACCACGCAGCGCGGAACCCACGGCGCCGTGTTCACCCACGGCAACCTCCTCGCCGCCGCCGAGGCACTGGTCGGCCGACTGCGGCCGTTGCTCGACGACGCCCCGGAGGGGCCGCCCACCGCGCTGCTGCACGTTCCGCTCACCGGCTTGTTCGGGCAGACCGTGCTGATCGCCTGCCTCATGGCCCGGGTCCGCGTCGGCTTCCCGGCCCGCACCTCCGCCTCCCTGGCCGAGATCGCGACGTTCCGTCCGACGTTCCTGTTCACCCGCCGACGCCTGCTCTCGGAGGTCTACGACCTGGAGCGGGCGACCGAGGTGGAGAAGTCGAAGAACCCCGGTTGGGACAACCTGCGCGCGTTCGAGTCCGCGGTCGACCACGCCGTCGACTACGGCAAGGCCGGACGCAAGGGGCTGGTGCGGCGCGTCTCGCACGCGATGCACGAATGGCTGTACACGCGCGTCCGCGACCGGTTGGGCGGGCGGGTGCGCTTCATCGCCGGCATCGAGCCCCTGCCCCAGCGCCTCACCCACTTCTTCACCGGCGCCGGAATGCCCGTGGTCCAGGGCTTCGGCACGCTGGAGACGTGCGGGGTTTTCACGCTGGACATCGGCGGGCGCAGCGGCCCCGGCGGGGTCGGCTTCCCCCTGGCGGGTGTGCAGGTTCGCGCGGCCGCCGACGGCGGCATCGAGGTGCGCGGACCACAGGTCTTCCGCGAGTACTGGAACGCCCCCGGGCGGACCCGCGACGCCTTCCGCGACGGCTGGCTGCGCACCGGTGCCACCGGCAGCCTCGACGCCGACGGCGCGCTGATCCTGCGCGGACCGCGTCACTGA
- a CDS encoding PTS lactose transporter subunit IIB translates to MNTVNGSDVRRLVIACDAGMGSSALLKSQLAQTLAPYGVQVEHAPVDRVPAGADLVLCHELLAARARAGAPEAVVKTFSQFLGDPVFTEIVEAVKSGGRIAG, encoded by the coding sequence GTGAACACCGTCAACGGATCCGATGTCCGCCGCCTCGTCATCGCGTGCGACGCCGGCATGGGGAGCAGCGCGCTGCTGAAATCTCAGCTCGCCCAGACCCTGGCGCCCTACGGGGTCCAGGTGGAGCACGCCCCCGTCGACCGCGTGCCCGCCGGAGCCGACCTGGTGCTGTGCCACGAGCTGCTGGCCGCCCGCGCGCGGGCCGGAGCTCCCGAGGCGGTCGTCAAGACGTTCTCCCAGTTCCTCGGCGACCCGGTGTTCACCGAGATCGTGGAGGCGGTCAAGTCGGGAGGACGTATCGCGGGCTGA
- a CDS encoding methionine/alanine import family NSS transporter small subunit: MSAGAIVMLIISVVIVWGGLAAAIYLLRRHPEQPETEEVPADPAG, from the coding sequence ATGTCGGCCGGAGCCATCGTGATGCTGATCATCTCCGTCGTGATCGTGTGGGGCGGCCTGGCCGCGGCCATCTACCTGCTCCGCCGCCACCCCGAGCAGCCGGAGACCGAAGAGGTCCCGGCCGACCCGGCGGGCTAG
- a CDS encoding PTS mannitol transporter subunit IICB, with the protein MTAPSPLPGDSRLRAGVRRIGGNLAGMVMPNIGAFIAWGLITALFIPTGWFPNETLATLVDPMIMVLLPVLIGYTGGHLVHGQRGAVVGATATVGIVVGADIPMFLGAMVMGPLAAQVVKLFDRFVQHRVHLGFDMLVNNFSAGIIGGAMAVLGMLAIGPVVGAVTTALSGGVQFLVDLRLLPLVSLLVEPAKVLFLNNAVNHGILGPLGATDAAETGQSIAFLIETNPGPGLGLLLAILFFGTRTARISAPGAIIIHFLGGIHEIYFPYVLAQPRLILSVIAGGASGVLVFTLMGAGLVATPSPGSIIAYLAVTPRGGHLAVLAGVAVSAAVSFAVAAALLRFGRDGRATRSTTSEVSP; encoded by the coding sequence GTGACGGCACCCTCCCCCCTCCCGGGCGACTCCCGCCTGCGCGCCGGTGTGCGGCGCATCGGCGGCAACCTCGCCGGGATGGTGATGCCCAACATCGGGGCGTTCATCGCCTGGGGCCTCATCACCGCGCTGTTCATCCCCACCGGCTGGTTCCCCAACGAGACCCTCGCCACGCTCGTCGATCCGATGATCATGGTGCTGCTGCCGGTGCTCATCGGCTACACCGGCGGGCACCTCGTCCACGGCCAGCGCGGAGCGGTGGTCGGGGCCACCGCGACCGTCGGCATCGTCGTCGGCGCCGACATCCCCATGTTCCTCGGCGCCATGGTCATGGGGCCGCTCGCCGCCCAGGTCGTGAAGCTCTTCGACCGGTTCGTCCAGCACCGCGTCCACCTCGGCTTCGACATGCTGGTGAACAACTTCAGCGCCGGCATCATCGGCGGGGCCATGGCCGTCCTGGGCATGCTCGCCATCGGCCCGGTGGTGGGGGCGGTGACCACCGCACTCAGCGGCGGGGTGCAGTTCCTCGTCGACCTGCGCCTGCTGCCCCTCGTCTCGCTCCTCGTCGAACCGGCCAAGGTCCTGTTCCTCAACAACGCGGTCAACCACGGCATCCTCGGCCCCCTGGGCGCCACCGACGCAGCCGAGACCGGCCAGTCCATCGCCTTCCTCATCGAGACCAACCCGGGCCCGGGGCTGGGGCTGCTGCTGGCGATCCTGTTCTTCGGCACCCGAACCGCGCGCATCTCGGCCCCCGGCGCCATCATCATCCACTTCCTGGGCGGAATCCACGAGATCTACTTCCCCTACGTGCTCGCCCAGCCCCGCCTGATCCTCTCCGTCATCGCGGGCGGCGCCTCGGGCGTGCTCGTGTTCACGCTGATGGGCGCGGGCCTGGTCGCCACCCCCTCCCCCGGCAGCATCATCGCCTACCTGGCCGTCACCCCCAGGGGCGGGCACCTCGCCGTACTGGCGGGTGTGGCCGTCTCCGCCGCCGTGTCCTTCGCCGTCGCCGCCGCGCTGCTGCGCTTCGGCCGCGACGGACGCGCGACCCGGTCCACCACCTCGGAGGTCTCACCGTGA
- a CDS encoding sigma-70 family RNA polymerase sigma factor, which yields MTRALSRDRMTASDEALIRTLYEEHGRALLAYATRLTGDRAAAEDVVQETLIRAWRHSEALVSGKGSVRGWLLTVARNIVTDRIRAREARPKEVAETPISAIAQDHADSVVDSMVVMEALDQLSGDHRDVLVEVYFRDRSVGEAAKVLGVPPGTVKSRSHYALRALRDMFRKREVVLKEAAG from the coding sequence ATGACACGTGCGTTGTCCCGCGACCGGATGACGGCCTCCGACGAGGCGTTGATTCGGACGCTCTATGAGGAGCACGGACGCGCGTTACTGGCCTATGCCACCCGGCTGACAGGCGACCGGGCGGCGGCCGAGGACGTCGTCCAGGAGACCCTCATCCGGGCATGGCGGCACTCCGAAGCCCTGGTGAGCGGAAAGGGGTCGGTGCGGGGGTGGCTGCTCACGGTCGCCCGCAACATCGTCACCGACCGGATACGCGCCCGGGAGGCTCGCCCCAAGGAGGTCGCCGAAACCCCCATCAGCGCGATCGCGCAGGACCACGCCGACTCCGTCGTGGACTCGATGGTCGTCATGGAGGCCCTCGACCAGCTGTCCGGGGACCACCGCGACGTCCTGGTCGAGGTCTACTTCCGCGACCGGAGCGTCGGAGAGGCGGCCAAAGTGCTGGGCGTGCCACCGGGTACGGTCAAGTCCCGGTCCCACTACGCGCTCAGAGCGCTCAGAGACATGTTCAGGAAACGCGAGGTCGTGCTGAAGGAGGCAGCGGGATGA
- a CDS encoding zf-HC2 domain-containing protein, with translation MSGTRHQDGYLLGAYVLGTLDPQEAAVVERHAADCAECRDELAELREMKETLGDLPPEAMLTGPPEGGDLLLQRTLRSVREERASAGRRRRLVVSAAAVAAAAVLVGGGVAVGRGTVPEPPPQAAPSPTAPTEPPDAPEGTVTISSEDPQTGTSGEVTIEPANGWVRVSAAISGIPEGEKCRLVVVGKNKERETAGSWLTSAKGEDEGTTLDGAALIAPENVEAVEVWNFEGERFLRVEV, from the coding sequence ATGAGCGGTACGCGACACCAGGACGGCTACCTCCTCGGTGCCTACGTCCTGGGCACGCTGGATCCCCAAGAGGCAGCCGTCGTGGAGCGGCATGCGGCGGACTGCGCGGAATGCCGCGACGAACTGGCGGAACTCCGTGAGATGAAGGAGACACTGGGCGATCTGCCCCCCGAAGCGATGCTCACCGGCCCACCGGAAGGCGGCGACCTGCTACTCCAGCGCACGCTGCGCAGCGTGCGGGAGGAGCGCGCGAGCGCGGGGAGGAGGCGGCGGCTGGTCGTGTCGGCCGCCGCTGTGGCCGCCGCGGCGGTGCTCGTCGGCGGCGGCGTGGCGGTCGGCCGGGGCACCGTGCCCGAACCGCCCCCGCAGGCGGCCCCCAGCCCCACGGCGCCCACCGAGCCGCCCGACGCGCCGGAAGGGACCGTGACCATCTCCAGTGAGGACCCGCAGACGGGTACGAGCGGGGAGGTCACCATCGAGCCGGCCAACGGGTGGGTGCGGGTCAGCGCGGCGATCTCCGGGATCCCGGAGGGCGAGAAGTGCCGCCTGGTCGTGGTCGGAAAGAACAAGGAGCGCGAGACCGCCGGGAGCTGGCTCACCTCGGCCAAGGGGGAGGACGAGGGCACCACCCTGGACGGTGCGGCCCTCATCGCCCCCGAGAACGTGGAGGCCGTGGAGGTGTGGAACTTCGAAGGTGAGCGATTCCTCCGTGTCGAGGTCTGA